From a region of the Vicugna pacos chromosome 35, VicPac4, whole genome shotgun sequence genome:
- the LOC102532197 gene encoding LOW QUALITY PROTEIN: BUB3-interacting and GLEBS motif-containing protein ZNF207-like (The sequence of the model RefSeq protein was modified relative to this genomic sequence to represent the inferred CDS: inserted 2 bases in 1 codon) encodes MGRKKQQQLKPGCWYCNRDFDDEKILIQHQKVKHLKCYLCHKKVYIGPGLAIHCMQVHKETIDAVPNAIPGRTDIELEIYDMEGIPGKDMDERRRLLEQNTQAESQKMNQQDDSDEYDDDDSAASTSFQPQPVQPPQGYIPTVAQPGPPPVPGASGMPPGIPPLMPGVPPLMPGMPPVMPGMPPGLHHQRKYTQSFWGENIMMPMGGMMPPGPGTPPLMPDMPPTIPRPGISPLTRAQAPLNSSSAPGILNRPPAPTATVPAPQPPVTKPLFPSAGEAQAAVRGPVGTDFKPLNSTPATTTEPPKPTFPACTQSTALTTSTTNSTAAKPPASVTSKPATLTTTSATSKLIHPDEDILLGERRXQLPKYQRNLPRLGQAPTGNPLVGPTRGMMPPQPGTPQQQGMRPPMPPHGQYGGHHQGMPGYLPGAMPRYGQGPPMVLPHQGGPPRPPMGMRPPVMSQGGRY; translated from the exons ATGGGAcgcaagaagcagcagcagctgaaGCCAGGGTGCTGGTATTGTAATAGAGATTTTGATGATGAGAAGATCCTTATACAGCACCAAAAAGTAAAGCATCTTAAATGCTATTTATGTCATAAGAAAGTGTATATAGGACCTGGCTTAGCTATTCATTGCATGCAGGTGCATAAAGAGACAATAGATGCTGTGCCAAATGCAATACCTGGGAGAACAGACATAGAACTGGAAATATATGATATGGAAGGTATTCCAGGAAAAGACATGGATGAAAGAAGAAGACTTCTTGAGCAAAATACACAAGCAGAGAGCCAAAAAATGAACCAACAAGATGATTCTGATGAATATGATGATGATGACTCTGCAGCTTCAACTTCATTTCAACCACAGCCAGTTCAACCTCCGCAAGGTTATATCCCCACAGTGGCACAACCAGGACCACCACCAGTTCCGGGAGCATCAGGAATGCCCCCAGGCATACCTCCATTAATGCCAGGTGTTCCTCCTCTGATGCCAGGCATGCCACCAGTTATGCCAGGCATGCCACCTGGATTGCATCATCAGAGAAAATACACCCAGTCATTTTGGGGTGAAAACATAATGATGCCAATGGGTGGTATGATGCCACCTGGACCAGGGACACCACCTCTGATGCCGGATATGCCACCTACTATTCCACGTCCTGGGATTTCTCCATTGACTCGAGCTCAGGCTCCACTGAACTCAAGTTCAGCACCAGGGATTCTTAACAGACCGCCTGCGCCAACAGCAACAGTTCCTGCTCCACAGCCTCCAGTTACTAAGCCTCTTTTCCCCAGTGCGGGAGAGGCTCAGGCAGCTGTCCGAGGACCTGTCGGTACAGATTTCAAGCCCTTAAATAGTACCCCTGCAACAACTACAGAACCCCCAAAGCCTACATTCCCTGCATGTACACAGTCTACAGCTTTGACCACTAGTACAACCAATAGCACTGCAGCTAAACCACCAGCTTCAGTAACAAGTAAGCCTGCTACACTTACGACAACCAGTGCAACCAGTAAGCTGATCCATCCAGATGAGGATATACTGCTGGGAGAGAGAAG GCAGTTACCTAAATATCAACGTAATCTTCCTCGACTAGGACAGGCTCCCACTGGTAATCCACTTGTTGGACCAACTAGAGGTATGATGCCACCACAGCCAGGCACCCCACAGCAGCAAGGAATGAGACCCCCAATGCCGCCTCATGGTCAGTATGGTGGTCATCATCAAGGCATGCCAGGTTACCTTCCTGGTGCAATGCCTCGGTATGGGCAGGGACCGCCAATGGTGCTCCCTCACCAAGGTGGGCCTCCTCGACCTCCGATGGGAATGAGACCTCCTGTAATGTCACAAGGTGGCCGTTACTGA